In Triticum urartu cultivar G1812 chromosome 6, Tu2.1, whole genome shotgun sequence, the following proteins share a genomic window:
- the LOC125514098 gene encoding ethylene-responsive transcription factor ERF027-like has protein sequence MAEQPSGASSSAAGAATPQLQVQAAAEPATELSPGAPASPHSPPVHLGETVGTTTALAATSSGEPSPRSTGKHPFYRGIRCRNGKWVSEIREPRKARRIWLGTYPTAEMAAAAYDVAARALRGSDAVLNFPGATASRPVPASASPEDIRAAAAAAAAAAQLYRPHGGETPDGSASTAATAEEQRHHGTITSGGAADDRTPQHQMGNEDFMDEEAIFEMPQMLRNMAAGMMMSPPRLSPTASDEWPDPPGAGESLWSYHDP, from the coding sequence ATGGCTGAGCAGCCTTCTGGAGCCTCCTCGTCTGCTGCCGGTGCTGCTACTCCTCAGCTGCAAGTGCAAGCTGCTGCTGAACCGGCGACCGAGCTTTCCCCGGGTGCTCCTGCCTCGCCCCATTCCCCGCCGGTTCACCTAGGCGAGACGGTGGGGACAACGACGGCGTTGGCGGCGACGAGCTCCGGGGAGCCGTCGCCGCGGTCCACTGGGAAGCACCCCTTCTACCGCGGCATCCGGTGCAGAAACGGCAAGTGGGTCTCGGAGATCCGCGAGCCGCGCAAGGCGCGCCGCATATGGCTCGGAACTTACCCGACGGCCGAGATGGCTGCCGCGGCCTATGACGTGGCCGCCCGCGCGCTGCGCGGCTCCGACGCCGTGCTCAATTTCCCCGGCGCCACCGCCTCGCGCCCGGTCCCCGCGTCTGCCTCGCCGGAGGACATACGTGCGgccgcagccgcagccgcggcGGCCGCCCAGCTTTACAGGCCGCACGGCGGCGAGACGCCTGATGGCAGTGCTTCGACTGCCGCGACAGCGGAGGAGCAGAGACATCACGGCACAATAACAAGCGGAGGCGCCGCCGATGACCGCACGCCGCAGCATCAGATGGGCAATGAGGACTTCATGGACGAGGAGGCGATCTTCGAGATGCCGCAGATGCTGCGCAACATGGCGGCGGGTATGATGATGAGCCCGCCGAGGCTGAGCCCCACCGCCTCCGACGAGTGGCCCGACCCGCCGGGGGCCGGGGAGAGCCTGTGGAGCTACCACGATCCCTAG